Below is a window of Nocardioides sp. S-1144 DNA.
AGCCCGACGGTCACCGGGGAGGCCCAGCCCCAGCTGTGCCCCTGGCTCACGGCGAGCAGCAGGGTGACCAGCCACGTCGACATGAGCAGCGCGCTCGTGACGTTGATCCGGCCGGGGGTGCGCTCGGGGGACTCCGGCACGTAGCGGTGGGCGGCCAGCGCGGCAAGCACGGTCATGATCATCGGCAGCCAGAACAGCCAGTGGTAGCTGAGCGCGTCGACGATCGGGCCGGCCAGCACCAGGCCGAAGCCACCGCCGACGGCCAGCAGCGCCGCCGACGTCCCGACGGCCCCGGCGACCTTGTCGCGGGGGAACTCGTCGCGGATGATCCCGAAGGTCAGCGGCAGGACGCCGCCGCCGATGCCCTGGATCGCCCGCGCCACGATGAGCACCCCGATGGAGGGGGCCAGGGCGGCCAGCAGCGAGCCGACGGCGAGCGCCGACAGGGCGAAGACGAGCATCCGCTCCTTGCCGACCTTGTCGCCGATCCGCCCGATGATCGGCGTGCAGACCGACGCCGAGAGCAGGTAGGCGGTCAGCACCCACGTGACCGTGGCCTGGTCGGTGTCGAGCGCGGCCTCGATGGTCGGGAGGACCGGGTTGACCATCGACTGCAGCAGCGAGAAGGCCGCCACGCCGGCGCAGAGGACCACGAAGGTCACCCGGTAGTCGGTGCGCTGGTGCGTGCCTGCCATGAGAAGTTCCTGTCGGTGGTCGGGCGAGGGGTGACGACCCGTCGACACGGCGAGCGCACAACCCCTCTTAGCAGCGCGGGGCGCCGTCTTGTTCCGAGGCGCGGGTCACACGTCGTCGTGGCCGGCCGCGCTTCCTCACCCGGGCGGGCAGGTGCGTCGGGGTGAGCCGGGGCCGCGCCGCTCGTCGTTAGCGTCGGGACGACAGGTCCCACGACGCGCGAGGAGCGACAGATGAGCACCGACGAGACGACCCGGCTGGCCGACATGGTGAAGGACATCCCGATCGCGATGCTCACCACGCACGACGCGAACGGTCAGCTCGTGGCCCGGCCGATGAGCCACCAGCGCGTCGAGGACGACGTCGACCTGTGGTTCCTCACCCGCCGCGACGCGCACCTGGTGGCCGAGATCGCCGCCGACCCGCGCGTCGGCGTCACCCTGACCGACAGCAGCACGTGGGTCTCCCTGCGCGGCCAGGCCTTCGTGGTCGACGACCACGCCAAGGTCGAGGAGCTGTGGTCGAAGGAGGCCGAGGCCTGGCTCCCCGAGGGGCCGGACAGCCCCGAGGTGGCGCTGGTGCGCGTCCGGGCCGACGGCGGCGAGTACTGGGACGCCCCCGGCGGCCGGGTGCTGACCGCGATCAGCTTCGCGAAGTCGAAGCTGACCGGCTCGACCACCGACCTGGGCGACAACGCCACCGTCGACCTCTAGGTCGAGGCACGCGTCGACCTCGGGTCGGCGACCGCGGGTGCGAACCGGGAGTCCCGGGGCGCACCCCGCGCACGTGCGGAGGGGTCAGCCGCCGGTGACGACCCGGGCGACGTCCTGGTCGCCGTCGTTGAACGTGATGACGCGGCCGGTGGCGGCGGCCCGCTCGGCGACGACCGTCGCGACGACCCGGGCGACGGTGGCCCGGCTGACCTCGCGCCCCTCGGCGTCGTCGGCGGCGATGCCGCCCTCCGGTCCGTCGGTGAGGGTGCTGGGCCGCAGGATCGTCCACCCGACCGGGGCTGCCTCGAGGTGGGCGTCGGCCGCCGTCTTGGCCTCGGCGTAGGCGAAGAAGCTGTTGTCGGACGGGACGCCGTGGTCGGGGCCCGCGCCGAAGTACGACACCATGACGACGTGCTGGACGCCGGCCGCGGCTGCCGCGTCGACGGTCCGGATCGCGGCGTCGCGGTCGACGGCGTAGGTCCGCTCGGGGCTGCCGCCCCCGGCGCCGGCCGACCACACGACGGTGTCGAAGCCCGAGACGAGCTCGGTCAGGGCGGCGGTGTCGAGGTGCTCGACGTCGGCCACGGCGACGGCGGCCCCGGTGGCCCGCACGTCGTCGGCGTGGTCGGGGTTGCGGACGACGCCGGTGACGGCCTGGCCCTCCTCGACCAGCAGCCGCTCCGCGAGCAGGGCGATCTTTCCGTGCGCTCCGATGACGAGTACCTGGGTCACGTGGGCTCCTCCGGTTCGGTGGTTCGTGCTGTCACCCGCCCCAACGACGAGTCGCGCGCTCCTGTTCCGGGCCGAGCCCCGGGGGAGGGGATGGCGGGGGAGAGGACGCCCGGGTCGGGGCCGGCGCGTCCTCCCCGGGTCACCGCCGGAGGAAGTTCAGCAGCGCCGCGTTGAACTCCTCGGCGTGGCTGACGTTGCAGCCGTGCGGGGCGCCGGCGAGGACGACCAGCTCGCTGTCGGCGATCGCGTCGTGGGTGCGCTGCCCCGAGCCCTCGAACGGCACCGTCGCGTCGCTGTCCCCGTGGATCACGAGGGTCGGGACGTCGACGGCGGGCAGGTCGTCGCGGAAGTCGGTGCCACCGAAGGCGTCCATGCAGCCCAGCGCCGCCTCCTGGTCGGACTGCCGCGCCAGGACCAGGGCCTCCTGGCGCTGCTCCTCGCTGACCGCGAGCTCGCCGTCGACGGAGAAGAAGTCGGTGACGAAGCCGTCGAGGAAGCCGTCGCGGTCCTCCTCGAGCTGCGAGCGCATGCCGGCGGCAGCCTCCGCGGGGAGCGGCCCGTCGGGGTTGTCGTCGGACCTCAGCAGGTACGGCGGCACGGCCGCGGCGAACACCACGCTGTGGAGCCGGTCGGTGCCGTACCTGCTGGCGAAGCGCGCGACCTCGCCCCCGCCCATCGAGAACCCGACGATCGTGACGTCGGTGAGGTCGAGGTCGGTCAGCACGTTGTCGAGGTCGCCGGCCAGGGCGTCGTAGTCGTAGGAGTCGCCGGGGTCGGACCTGCCGAAGCCGCGCCGGTCGTAGACGACGACGCGGTAGCCGGCGTCGGTCAGGGCCGGCACCTGCTCGCTCCAGGACTCGCTCGAGAGCGGCCACCCGTGGATGAGCACCACGGGCCGGCCGTCGCCGCCGCTGTCCTTCACGTAGAGCCCGTGGTCGTCGGTGGGTGAGGCGGTGTCGGAGGTCATGGGAGTCCTTCGAGGTCGGGTGCGGAACCGATTGGTCCGGGTTCCTTGCTACCGGTGCGGCGCTCGCTGCCGGACACCCCGGCGGGTGTCCCCGGCCCGCCACCGACCGTGGGGGAGACTGGGCGCCGCCGCACCTCACCCGGAGGGCGGGGAGAGGCAGCAGCCCGTGCAGACGGAACCGACCCACGACCAGGCCTCCGTCGACGCGCCTCCCGCCGACCGGGTCACCGAGCGCGAGACCCGCAAGCCGGCGCGGGTCGCGGCCATGGTGGTGTGGAGCCTGCTCGTCGTGGCGTGGTCCGCGACGATCGGCATCCCGAACGACGCGATCACGGTGCTCATCACGCTCTGGCTCGGCACCATCGCGTGGAACGTCGAGGCGCCCTGGCGGCGCCACCTCGGCTTCCTGCGCGACTGGTCGATCCCGGCGCTGCTGCTCACCGTCTACTTCTTCAGCCGGGGCTGGATCGACGAGTTCGACATCACCGTGCACTGGACCATGCCGATCGACGTCGACCGGTGGATGTTCGGCGGCACGACCCCGACCGAGACCCTGCAGCACGCCTGGTGCGGCGACCCGTGCGAGCTGGACCAGCCGACGCAGTGGTTCGAGGTCCTCTTCACCACCGTCTACGCCACCCACTTCCTCGTCGGGCTGGTCCTGGCCGTGCTGCTCTGGGCGTGGAACCGGTCGGAGTGGCTGGTCTGGATGCGTCGCTACATCGGCCTCAACTTCGGTGGCCTGCTGATCTACATGGCCTACCCGATGGCGCCGCCGTGGATGGCGTCGGAGGAGGGCTACATGGGTGCGGTCACCCGGCTGACCTCCCGCGGCTGGGGCGACCTCGGCGTCCAGCGGGCCAACGTCGTCCTCAACGGCGTCGGCAACCCGGTCGCCGCGATGCCCTCGCTGCACGCCGGCACCGCGATCCTCGTCGCCTGTTACGGCATCTGGCGGCTCCGCTCGCCGCTGCGGTGGCTGCTGCTGGTCTACCCCGCGCTGATGTGCGTCGCGCTCGTCTACTACGCCGAGCACTACGTCATCGACCTCATCGCCGGTGGCGCGCTCGCGGTGCTGGTGATGGTCCTGGCCTCGGCCTGGGAGCGCCGCCAGGCCCGCCGCGAGGCGGCGTCCCCCGAGCCCGTGGACGTCGCGGTCGGGTAGCTCGCGAGCTCCTGCCGACGCCGCGCTGCCTGATCGGTGTTCTGCTCACTGCGAGAGCCCACTGTGCCAACGGCCCGATGGGGGTCAGGATGACCACGGAGGTCGTGTGGAGCCGACTGGGGGTCGCGACCTCCTGGCCGGCGCGGCCTTCCGCGAACGTCGCGCGCCGGCGTTCGAGGACCGATGACCACCCGAGGAGACCAGTGACCAGCACGACGAGCACTCCGACGACCGGCAGCCCGGCGGCCCGGCGGGCCCGCGCCATCGAGGCCGCCCGCGGCGTCGTCGAGTCCCACCCACCCACCACCACGCCGCGCCGCGAGTTCCTCGAGGCGTGCTTCGACGCCGGCCTCGCGTGGGTCCACTTCCCCGAGGGTCTCGGGGGCCTGGGGGCCGAGCCCGGCGTCCAGGCCGCGGTCGACGAGATCCTCCAGGGTGCCGGCGGCCCGATCCCGTTCTGGCTCAACCCGATGGGCTACGGCATGGCCGCGCCGACCGTGCTCCACCACGGCAGCGCCGAGCTGTCGGAGCGGCTGCTGCGTCCGCTGTACGTCTGCGACGAGCTCTGGTGCCAGCTCTTCAGCGAGCCCGGTGCCGGCTCCGACCTCGCCGGGCTCGCGACCCGCGCCGAGAAGGTCGGCGACGAGTGGGTGGTGAGCGGGCAGAAGGTGTGGACCAGCAGCGCGCACCTGGCCCGGTGGGCGCTGCTCCTGGCCCGCACCGACCCCGACCAGCCCAAGCACCGCGGGCTGACCTACTTCGTCCTCGACATGCACGCCCCCGGCGTGGAGGTGCGCCCGCTGCGCCAGATGACCGGGGAGGCCGAGTTCAACGAGGTGCACCTCACCGAGGCGCGGATCCCCGACAGCCACCGGCTCGGCGAGGTCGGCGAGGGCTGGCGGGTCGCCATGACGACGCTGATGAACGAGCGCAGCGCGATCGGCGGGGGCTCGAGCGTGCGCGGCAGCGGGTCGATCGGCTCGGCCCTGCGGCTGTGGCGCGCCCGGCCCGACCTGCACACCCCCGAGCTGCGGGCCCGCCTGGTCGAGCTGTTCGCCCGCGCGGACGCCGCCCGCCTCACCGGCGACCGGTTCCGCGTCGAGCAGGGCGACAGGCCCGCCGGCGCCGAGGGCTCGATCGGCAAGCTCACCGGCGCCGAGCTGAACCAGGAGGTCTACGAGTTCTGCCTCGACCTCCTCGGCCCGGACGCCGCCCTCTACAGCGGGTACGGCCCGGACGGCCCCGACGCCGAGGCGGCGGAGGACTACGGCCGGCTCTTCCTCCGCTCGCGCGCCAACACCATCGAGGGCGGCACCTCGGAGGTGCTCCGCAACATCCTCGGCGAGCGGCTGCTCGGGCTGCCCGGCGACGTCCGCGTCGACACCGGCAAGCCGTGGCGGGACGTGCCCCGTGGCTGACACCGACCCCCGACACCCCGCAGGAGCCCCGATGGAGTTCGACCTCACCGCCGAGCAGCGCTCGCTGCGCGACCTGGCGCGCTCGTTCGCGACCCGCTCCTTCGACGAGACCGCGGTGCGGGCCGAGCTCGACACCGAGCACGGCTTCGACCGTGAGGTCTGGCGCGCCCTCGGCACCGACCTCGGCGTCCTGGGGCTCACCCTCCCCGTCGCGCTCGGCGGCGACAGCGAGCCGGGCGCCCCCGGCCACGTCGAGCTCGCCCTGCTCGCCGAGGAGCTCGGCCGCACCCTGGCCGGCGTCCCCCTCCTGGGCACCGTCGCGCTCGCCGGCACCGCGCTGTCCCACGTCGGCGACCACCCGGACGGCCCGGACGGTCTGGCCGCCGAGCTCGTCGGCGGCGTCGTGGACGGCGGCGCGGTGCTCGCGCTGGTCGCCACCGACGCCCGCGGCCGCTGGTCGCCGGGGGCCACCGACGTCACCGTCGACGCCGACGTCACCGCCGGCGGGGGGAGCGACGTCCGGCTCACCGGCACCGCCTCCCACGTGCTCGACGCCGCGGCGGCCGACACCCTCCTCGTCGTCGCCCAGACCCCCGACGGCCCGCGCCTGCACGTCGTCCGGGCCGACGCCGAGGGCGTGCGGACGACGCCGCAGACGACCCTCGACCAGACCCGGCGGCTCGCCGTCGTCCGGTTCGACGCCACCCCCGCCACCCCGCTCGCCGCCGCCGGGGCGGCCACCCTCGACGCCGTCGCCGCGGCCCGCGACGTGGGCGCGCTGGTGCTGGCCGCCGGCGCGGTCGGTGCCGGGGCCCGGCTGCTCGAGACCTCCGTCGAGCACGCCAAGGGGCGGCTGCAGTTCGGTCGGCCGATCGGGTCCTTCCAGGGCGTCAAGCACCGCTGCGCCGACATGCTGGTGGCGGTCGAGCAGTCCCGCTCGGTGACCTACCACGCGGCGTGGACCCTCGACGGCGCCACCGACGACGAGCCCCGCACCGCCGTGGACCTCGCCACCGTCGTGACCGCCGCCGCCTTCCCGGCCCTGGCCAAGAACACCGTGCAGGTGCACGGCGGCATCGGCTTCACCTGGGAGCACCCCACCCACCTCTACTACAAGCGCGCCGTCGGCGACGCGGCCCTGCTCGGGGGCCGCGCCGCCGCCGCCGAGCGACTCGCCGCGTCGGTCCTCGACGCCGCGTCCTGATCGGGAGGTCAGCCATGCCCAGCGAACCCACGACCCCGACCGAAGACCAGGCCGCCGAGGAGGTGCACGTCGAGGCGGTCGACGGCGTCCTCGTCGTCACCCTCGACCGCCCCCGCGCCCGCAACGCCGTCAACGAGAGCGTCGCCCGCTCGATCGCCGCGGCGATGACCCGCCTCGACGACGACCCGGCGCTCCAGGTCGGCGTCATCACCGGCGCCGGCGGCCACTTCTGCGCCGGCATGGACCTCAAGGCGTTCGTGCGCGGGGAGAACCCCGTCGTCGAGGGCCGTGGCTTCGCGGGCCTGGTGCAGCGGCCGCCGCGCAAGCCGCTGATCGCCGCGGTCGAGGGCTACGCGCTGGCCGGCGGCTTCGAGATCGTGCTGGCCTGCGACCTCGTGGTCGCGGCCCGCGGCGCGGCGTTCGGCATCCCCGAGGCCAAGCGCAGCCTGGTCGCCGCCGGTGGCGGGCTGCTCCGGCTGCCCGAGCGCGTCCCGTACCACGTCGCGATGGAGCTCGCCCTGCTCGGCAACCACGTCGGCGCCGAACGGATGGCCTCCCTGGGCCTGGTCAACCGCCTCGTCGACGACGGTGCCGCGCTCGACGCCGCGCTGGAGCTGGCCCGCGAGATCGCCGCGAACGGCCCCCTCGCCGTCGCGGCGAGCAAGCGGATCATCGTGGAGTCGGCCGACTGGACCGAGGAGCAGCGCTGGGCCGAGCAGGACCGGATCGCGCGCCCGGTGGGGCAGTCCGACGACGCCCGCGAGGGTGCGATCGCCTTCGCCGAGAAGCGCCCGCCCGTCTGGACCGGCCGGTGAGCGCCGTGCTGCTCGCCGACCCGTCAGTGATCACTGACGGGTCGGCGGGGGCGCACGCGGTCAGGGGCTGACGGAGCGCGAGCGGTACCAGGACTGGTAGCGCTCCAGGGCCCGGCAGGCGGCGTCGAGCTCGACGACGAGGTCCGCGAGCAGCGGCGCGAAGCCGGTGGTGGTGTCGAGGCGGCCGAGCTCCTCGAGGGAGGTGGCGAGCCCGGCGACGACGGGGAGCCCGAGGTTGCCGGCGCTGCCCCGCAGCGAGTGCGCCGAGGCGACGAGGACCGTCGGGTCGGCGTCCTGCACGGCCCGGGTCAGGGTCTCGACGACGTCGTGGTGCCGGCCGAGGAAGTTGCCGATCGCCCGGTCGAGGTAGGACGTGTCGTCGGGGCGCAGGTCGAGCAGCATCGCGAGCCGCTCGTGGTCGAGGTGGGCGCTGGCGGGCTCGCCCCGGGCGCCCCGCCCGTCGCCGTCGCCGTCCGCGCCGTCGCCGTCGCCGGCGTCGCGGTCGGGAGCAACACGGCCGTCACCGGGGAGGGCGGCGTCGCCGGGGCCGGGGTCCCGGTCGACCCAGCGGGCCAGGGCGGCGCCGAGGCCGGTCGGTGAGACCGGCTTGGTGATGAAGTCGTCCATGCCGGCGGCCAGGCACCGCTCGCGCTCTCCCGAGACGGCGGCCGCGGTCATGGCGAGGATCGGCAGCCGGCCCCCGCTGCGGTCGCGCGCGTCGGCGCGGCGCAGCGCCCGCGTCGTGTCGTAGCCGTCGAGACGGGGCATCTGGACGTCCATCAGCACGGCGTCGAAGGCGCCGGCCTCGATGCGGACCAGGGCCTCCTCGCCGTCGTCGGCGGTCTCGACGGCGTACCCGAGGGCCTCGAGCAGCCCGCGGGCGACGAGCTGGTTGATCGCGTTGTCCTCGACGACCAGCACGGTGCCCCTCCCGCTCGGGGCGGTCGTCGGCGGAGCCGCGACGTCGCGCTCGGCACGGGGGACGAGGGCGGCGAGGAGGACCTCGCGCAGGATGACCGACGGCACCGGCTTGGTCAGGCACACGGTGATGCCGAGCGCGTCGAGGGTGTCGTCGGGCGGCGCGGCCGCCGAGGTGATCAGGATGACCACCGGGTCGTCGGGGTGCGCGGCCCGGGCGGCCGCCGTGGCGTGCGCGAGCCGGTCGGGGTCGGTCGCGGCCAGGTCCAGCAGGACGACGTCGTAGGGGTGGCCGTCGGGGGTCGTGCCGGTCAGGCCGGCCAGCTCCTCCGGCGAGCCCCCGGCCTCGGCGGTGGCCATGCCCCACCAGCCGAGCTGCTCGCGCAGGATCGTGCGGTTGAGGGCCTCGTCGCCGACCACGAGCACGTGGCGGCCCTCGAGGGCGCGGCGGGCGCGGGCCAGCGTGGCGGTGACCGGGCCGCCGTGCGCCACCCCGAGCCGGGCGGTGAACCAGAACGTGCTGCCGACGCCCTGGTGGCTCTCGACGCCGATCTCGCCGCCGAACGCGGCGACGATCTCGGAGGAGATCGCCAGGCCCAGCCCGGTGCCCCCGAAGCGGCGGGTCGTGGAGGTGTCGCCCTGGGCGAAGGGCGAGAAGATGTGGCGCAGCTGCGCGGGGCTGATGCCCATCCCGGTGTCGCTGACCTCGACCCGCAGCACGGTGCCGGCGTCCGCGGTACCGGCGGCCGGGTCGGCAGCCGGGTCGGCAGCCGGGTCGGCGGGCGGCTCGGCGGTGGCGCGGATCTCGACCGAGCCGGACGCGGTGAACTTCACCGCGTTCGACCCCAGGTTGAGCAGCACCTGCTTGAGGCGGACCGGGTCGCCGGCGAGGACGCCCGGGAGGTCGGGGCTGCAGGAGACGAGGAGCTC
It encodes the following:
- a CDS encoding acyl-CoA dehydrogenase family protein produces the protein MTSTTSTPTTGSPAARRARAIEAARGVVESHPPTTTPRREFLEACFDAGLAWVHFPEGLGGLGAEPGVQAAVDEILQGAGGPIPFWLNPMGYGMAAPTVLHHGSAELSERLLRPLYVCDELWCQLFSEPGAGSDLAGLATRAEKVGDEWVVSGQKVWTSSAHLARWALLLARTDPDQPKHRGLTYFVLDMHAPGVEVRPLRQMTGEAEFNEVHLTEARIPDSHRLGEVGEGWRVAMTTLMNERSAIGGGSSVRGSGSIGSALRLWRARPDLHTPELRARLVELFARADAARLTGDRFRVEQGDRPAGAEGSIGKLTGAELNQEVYEFCLDLLGPDAALYSGYGPDGPDAEAAEDYGRLFLRSRANTIEGGTSEVLRNILGERLLGLPGDVRVDTGKPWRDVPRG
- a CDS encoding PAS domain-containing hybrid sensor histidine kinase/response regulator; translation: MPQGDLNRQIVESFTDGIVALELDGTIRFANPSAESLLGVAPLQGLHMAQFLDEAGQRHGDDYLGRAAAGEIVGGELDTMLVRHDGSPLWVKLRQTALVDGDRIAGVILRLTDNHETKQLLEAVNASRERLVRAERIARSGSWTWDVTAAHVSYSDGLVDLYGEHTEALMGRRREALLAITHPEDHQRMGAAIDGLASGATPVVDLEVRQHGREGWMWVRLRALGTYDAEGRLVEASGTYQDVTRARDTEDQLHDLVSQNSLMQAVATAANEATSLHEVLLQARLLVLVHDDWTRARAFVPSPGATPLVPLLVDPDAGYTPVEEPEDPDDPDAGARELATAEEAYRRGEPVWDTERRLTIAFPVVLDDEVLAVLAMTSRPPLYRHDMIRGMVEQAAAQLTRVAERERAAGELAAARDRAVRASEHKSDFLATMSHEIRTPLNGIIGLNELLQATDLSDRQQHLVSGIAVSSRSLIELTNDILDFAKIEAGRLEVESVDFEVREVLAEVANVLAESARARDIELLVSCSPDLPGVLAGDPVRLKQVLLNLGSNAVKFTASGSVEIRATAEPPADPAADPAADPAAGTADAGTVLRVEVSDTGMGISPAQLRHIFSPFAQGDTSTTRRFGGTGLGLAISSEIVAAFGGEIGVESHQGVGSTFWFTARLGVAHGGPVTATLARARRALEGRHVLVVGDEALNRTILREQLGWWGMATAEAGGSPEELAGLTGTTPDGHPYDVVLLDLAATDPDRLAHATAAARAAHPDDPVVILITSAAAPPDDTLDALGITVCLTKPVPSVILREVLLAALVPRAERDVAAPPTTAPSGRGTVLVVEDNAINQLVARGLLEALGYAVETADDGEEALVRIEAGAFDAVLMDVQMPRLDGYDTTRALRRADARDRSGGRLPILAMTAAAVSGERERCLAAGMDDFITKPVSPTGLGAALARWVDRDPGPGDAALPGDGRVAPDRDAGDGDGADGDGDGRGARGEPASAHLDHERLAMLLDLRPDDTSYLDRAIGNFLGRHHDVVETLTRAVQDADPTVLVASAHSLRGSAGNLGLPVVAGLATSLEELGRLDTTTGFAPLLADLVVELDAACRALERYQSWYRSRSVSP
- a CDS encoding crotonase/enoyl-CoA hydratase family protein encodes the protein MPSEPTTPTEDQAAEEVHVEAVDGVLVVTLDRPRARNAVNESVARSIAAAMTRLDDDPALQVGVITGAGGHFCAGMDLKAFVRGENPVVEGRGFAGLVQRPPRKPLIAAVEGYALAGGFEIVLACDLVVAARGAAFGIPEAKRSLVAAGGGLLRLPERVPYHVAMELALLGNHVGAERMASLGLVNRLVDDGAALDAALELAREIAANGPLAVAASKRIIVESADWTEEQRWAEQDRIARPVGQSDDAREGAIAFAEKRPPVWTGR
- a CDS encoding alpha/beta fold hydrolase, whose product is MTSDTASPTDDHGLYVKDSGGDGRPVVLIHGWPLSSESWSEQVPALTDAGYRVVVYDRRGFGRSDPGDSYDYDALAGDLDNVLTDLDLTDVTIVGFSMGGGEVARFASRYGTDRLHSVVFAAAVPPYLLRSDDNPDGPLPAEAAAGMRSQLEEDRDGFLDGFVTDFFSVDGELAVSEEQRQEALVLARQSDQEAALGCMDAFGGTDFRDDLPAVDVPTLVIHGDSDATVPFEGSGQRTHDAIADSELVVLAGAPHGCNVSHAEEFNAALLNFLRR
- a CDS encoding NAD(P)H-binding protein, with product MTQVLVIGAHGKIALLAERLLVEEGQAVTGVVRNPDHADDVRATGAAVAVADVEHLDTAALTELVSGFDTVVWSAGAGGGSPERTYAVDRDAAIRTVDAAAAAGVQHVVMVSYFGAGPDHGVPSDNSFFAYAEAKTAADAHLEAAPVGWTILRPSTLTDGPEGGIAADDAEGREVSRATVARVVATVVAERAAATGRVITFNDGDQDVARVVTGG
- a CDS encoding acyl-CoA dehydrogenase family protein — translated: MEFDLTAEQRSLRDLARSFATRSFDETAVRAELDTEHGFDREVWRALGTDLGVLGLTLPVALGGDSEPGAPGHVELALLAEELGRTLAGVPLLGTVALAGTALSHVGDHPDGPDGLAAELVGGVVDGGAVLALVATDARGRWSPGATDVTVDADVTAGGGSDVRLTGTASHVLDAAAADTLLVVAQTPDGPRLHVVRADAEGVRTTPQTTLDQTRRLAVVRFDATPATPLAAAGAATLDAVAAARDVGALVLAAGAVGAGARLLETSVEHAKGRLQFGRPIGSFQGVKHRCADMLVAVEQSRSVTYHAAWTLDGATDDEPRTAVDLATVVTAAAFPALAKNTVQVHGGIGFTWEHPTHLYYKRAVGDAALLGGRAAAAERLAASVLDAAS
- a CDS encoding phosphatase PAP2 family protein; this translates as MQTEPTHDQASVDAPPADRVTERETRKPARVAAMVVWSLLVVAWSATIGIPNDAITVLITLWLGTIAWNVEAPWRRHLGFLRDWSIPALLLTVYFFSRGWIDEFDITVHWTMPIDVDRWMFGGTTPTETLQHAWCGDPCELDQPTQWFEVLFTTVYATHFLVGLVLAVLLWAWNRSEWLVWMRRYIGLNFGGLLIYMAYPMAPPWMASEEGYMGAVTRLTSRGWGDLGVQRANVVLNGVGNPVAAMPSLHAGTAILVACYGIWRLRSPLRWLLLVYPALMCVALVYYAEHYVIDLIAGGALAVLVMVLASAWERRQARREAASPEPVDVAVG
- a CDS encoding pyridoxamine 5'-phosphate oxidase family protein, yielding MSTDETTRLADMVKDIPIAMLTTHDANGQLVARPMSHQRVEDDVDLWFLTRRDAHLVAEIAADPRVGVTLTDSSTWVSLRGQAFVVDDHAKVEELWSKEAEAWLPEGPDSPEVALVRVRADGGEYWDAPGGRVLTAISFAKSKLTGSTTDLGDNATVDL